A part of Aspergillus oryzae RIB40 DNA, chromosome 7 genomic DNA contains:
- a CDS encoding fungal specific transcription factor domain-containing protein (predicted protein), whose protein sequence is MHGNACNTSNPAQPNSAVVPWSYSRLSTVSILRHLPPRPVVDYLVAVYFNTVYWFVVVAHEGHFLHHYRQMMDLYAQDESSVPDSEEDFTFALLILTVVALGGRYASAHAVRRRRCTQAFSQSPTSSDGRTSADIATATCRLFAVLRNNSTDNLTCGTLATVQSMLLLGNLYLYHGHSNLAWTHTASTVRVTQALELHKEDSEMRWTSPYYQSMDLVEKRQLKWRLFWAVHTSDRFLAMCYGLPPLISDEDCVVEIPREDCIYPPTGSSSFLMLDGENDSATGPNSTTLLTYQTHKLKFYVILGHIIQTLYRQTKGGIEGRCLTGIQEISRTDQLVNHVRDLDRTLRRWYSELPRELRVSEMAARQDQGEERTPDDDDDIIDPVHDDACNDSSNVHERRKRIKNSIYGMQALLLQLAYDHALVLIHRPILTLKNNERQAPPKDMLCWSISTRWRASLRISNIGWHPAHAVSFVGVHLFAAGVILGAFAGSDPLSRLAFEAKRRLSRVIQVQRRLKAKVIVSAQSLAILEKLAYDVMKKEANRMFGEGSGELDNGYSYPEPLSRQQEDYTPTLQEPLPAAPTSNGSGAKNDMLDLSSIDDMQSNENRLLFDGLLPDTLLGLGSSMAEVDKRECFWTVQRVLLIPFGSFLGSVCTSTIGR, encoded by the exons ATGCATGGCAATGCTTGTAATACTTCCAACCCTGCAC AGCCCAATTCTGCCGTGGTGCCCTGGTCCTATTCGAGGCTCTCGACGGTCTCAATCTTGCGGCACCTCCCGCCTCGACCGGTCGTCGACTACTTGGTAGCGGTCTACTTCAATACGGTTTATTGGTTTGTCGTCGTGGCCCATGAGGGCCATTTCTTACATCACTACCGGCAGATGATGGATCTCTACGCACAAGATGAGTCGTCGGTTCCAGACAGCGAGGAAGACTTTACGTTCGCGCTCTTGATCCTGACCGTGGTCGCCTTGGGCGGGAGATATGCGTCCGCCCATGCGGTCCGTCGCCGTCGCTGTACGCAAGCCTTTTCGCAGAGCCCTACCAGCTCGGACGGGAGGACGTCTGCAGACATCGCGACGGCAACATGCCGGCTTTTTGCCGTGCTTCGCAACAACTCCACCGACAATCTTACATGCGGCACGCTCGCGACAGTGCAGTCAATGCTGTTGCTGGGAAATCTGTACCTGTACCATGGGCATTCAAACCTGGCATGGACTCACACAGCGTCCACGGTCCGGGTGACGCAGGCTCTGGAGCTCCACAAGGAGGATTCCGAGATGCGCTGGACTTCCCCCTACTATCAAAGTATGGATCTTGTAGAAAAGCGTCAGTTGAAGTGGCGCCTTTTCTGGGCGGTTCATACCTCCGACCGGTTTCTGGCCATGTGCTACGGCTTGCCGCCGTTGATCTCCGATGAGGACTGCGTCGTGGAGATTCCACGGGAGGATTGCATATATCCACCGACGGGGTCGTCGTCGTTCTTGATGTTAGACGGCGAAAATGATTCCGCGACCGGTCCCAACTCGACAACCCTCCTGACCTACCAGACCCACAAGTTGAAGTTTTATGTCATCCTGGGCCACATTATCCAGACGCTCTACCGGCAGACGAAGGGGGGGATTGAAGGGCGTTGTCTCACAGGCATCCAAGAAATC TCAAGAACCGACCAACTGGTCAACCACGTTCGTGACCTAGATCGGACCCTCCGCAGGTGGTACAGTGAGCTTCCCAGAGAGCTGCGCGTTTCTGAAATGGCAGCTCGCCAGGATCAGGGAGAAGAGCGAACGccagacgatgacgatgatatTATCGATCCCGTGCATGACGACGCCTGCAATGACTCCAGCAACGTGCACGAACGGCgcaagagaatcaagaatTCGATCTACGGCATGCAGGCTCTCTTATTACAGCTTGCCTACGACCACGCCTTGGTGTTGATTCATCGGCCCATTCTGACGCTGAAAAACAACGAGCGTCAGGCGCCCCCGAAAGACATGCTCTGTTGGTCGATCAGTACGCGCTGGAGAGCAAGTTTGAGAATTTCAAACATCGGGTGGCATCCT GCACATGCTGTGTCGTTCGTTGGTGTTCACCTCTTCGCTGCCGGGGTTATACTCGGTGCCTTTGCCGGCAGCGATCCGCTGAGCAGGCTGGCGTtcgaagcaaagagaagacTCAGTCGGGTCATACAAGTGCAACGCCGTTTGAAAGCAAAGGTAATTGTATCGGCGCAAAGTCTCGCTATCCTTGAGAAACTAGCATATGATgtcatgaagaaggaagccaacAGGATGTTTGGCGAAGGATCTGGCGAGTTAGACAATGGTTATAGTTACCCTGAACCACTAAGCAGGCAACAAGAGGACTATACGCCGACCTTGCAAGAGCCTTTGCCAGCTGCACCCACTTCGAACGGTTCTGGGGCAAAGAATGACATGTTAGACCTCTCATCAATAGACGATATGCAGTCCAACGAAAATCGGCTGCTTTTCGATGGCCTCCTGCCTGACACCCTCCTCGGCCTAGGTAGCTCAATGGCCGAAGTGGACAAGCGTGAGTGTTTCTGGACTGTCCAGCGAGTCTTACTGATACCATTTGGCAGTTTTCTGGG
- a CDS encoding histidinol-phosphatase (predicted protein) produces MPFSHHSHSGQFCPGHAKDSLEEVIQLAIAKKFQVFCLTEHMPRGKEDFYPEEIEAGNTETSLVANEAAYFQEAQRLREKYADQIKILIGFEIDWIRPESRTLIEASLARHPFEFFMGSVHHTLTIPIDYDREMYVQARDLAGGTDEQLFQVYFDEQYQMLQQLKPLVVGHFDLIRLKSDDPERSFTQWPAVWERILRNLDFVASYGGLLELNSAALRKGMSEPYPKAEICKEFLTRGGRFCLSDDSHGLDQVGLNFHRVLAFVENVGISTLHYLDLADEPAVDERFPRTQIRSIPLQELKKLAFWQ; encoded by the exons ATGCCTTTCTCACATCACAGCCACTCCGGGCAATTCTGCCCGGGACACGCCAAAGACTCGCTGGAGGAGGTCATCCAGCTCGCTATTGCAAAGAAATTCCAGGTCTTCTGCCTGACCGAGCATATGCCGCGGGGCAAAGAGGATTTCTATCCCGAAGAG ATCGAAGCAGGCAACACTGAGACGAGCCTGGTTGCCAACGAAGCCGCATACTTTCAAGAAGCGCAACGGCTGCGCGAGAAGTATGCAGACCAAATCAAGATCCTGATTGGGTTCGAAATCGACTGGATCCGTCCGGAATCCCGCACGCTCATCGAGGCGTCTCTGGCGCGTCACCCCTTCGAGTTCTTCATGGGCTCCGTCCACCACACGCTGACGATCCCCATCGACTACGACCGGGAGATGTACGTACAGGCGCGGGATCTGGCCGGCGGCACGGACGAGCAGCTCTTCCAGGTGTACTTTGACGAGCAGTACCAAATGCTGCAGCAGTTGAAGCCGCTGGTCGTGGGTCATTTCGATCTGATCCGGTTGAAGAGTGACGACCCCGAGCGGAGCTTTACCCAGTGGCCTGCCGTTTGGGAGCGTATCCTGCGGAATCTGGACTTCGTCGCGTCATACGGCGGACTGCTGGAGTTGAACTCGGCTGCGCTACGGAAGGGCATGAGCGAGCCGTATCCTAAAGCGGAGATTTGCAAG GAATTCCTGACCCGAGGAGGTCGATTCTGTTTGTCCGATGATAGCCATGGACTCGACCAGGTGGGACTAAACTTCCACCGTGTGCTGGCCTTTGTGGAAAACGTGGGGATCTCGACGTTGCATTATCTGGATTTGGCCGATGAGCCCGCCGTGGACGAACGGTTCCCGCGGACGCAGATTCGGTCGATTCCGTTgcaagagctgaagaagttggcATTTTGGCAGTAG
- a CDS encoding holo-ACP synthase (predicted protein), with the protein MLSILSVLNLTSSDASSPLQSAVITMKPLPFPLALNIGTDIVHLPRITRLIHRRDYLTRFTRRILNDHEQHDFRTRFALLGATNPPNERPLPSATEMARWLAGRFAAKEAARKAAPNGAASLGWKDVMVRVSETDRGRPEVVYMDGETARIGKLSISHDGDYVVATVLAAG; encoded by the coding sequence ATGCTCTCGATCCTGTCAGTCCTCAACCTCACATCATCCGACGCCTCGAGCCCGCTGCAATCCGCCGTAATCACCATGAAACCACTGCCCTTCCCGCTTGCCCTGAATATCGGCACGGATATCGTTCATCTCCCCCGGATCACGCGCCTTATCCACCGCCGCGACTACCTGACACGCTTCACGCGGCGCATCCTCAACGATCACGAACAGCATGACTTCCGCACTCGCTTTGCCCTGCTTGGGGCCACGAACCCGCCGAACGAACGTCCCCTCCCGAGTGCTACGGAGATGGCCCGCTGGCTGGCCGGTCGCTTCGCCGCCAAGGAAGCCGCACGCAAGGCCGCGCCGAACGGAGCGGCGAGCCTGGGGTGGAAGGATGTGATGGTGCGAGTCAGCGAGACAGACAGAGGCAGACCGGAAGTGGTCTATATGGACGGAGAGACGGCCCGCATTGGGAAGCTGTCCATCTCGCACGACGGGGACTACGTTGTTGCTACGGTTTTGGCGGCCGGATGA
- a CDS encoding mitochondrial fission process 1 family protein (predicted protein), whose amino-acid sequence MLWGSPSKPEDSSEKPIPREKLPPQLQQLVDHDDGFYDDIYSSYSVDSTDTPYRYAGYANRLRTVLLSAHRYVAYTSDIGESFRPVAHPYLVRSAYAISWSYLIGDVAHEGYKAYLRNRRVLAPPGEAYKDAKELTQEQVIKGMATGNVGGSLRSSTGESDSLEPWPTTRIPLIEDYRVVMAKRAVFQSIASMGLPALTIHSMVKYSGRALKNSKSVWFRTWAPIGLGLSVVPFLPYIFDEPVDEAVEWSFRTAIRAYAGEDAVRSLPPAKTADPDANASTAALTTHSWEEYKEERRRAKEERKKELEERGRKGPLALLGLGGNEDAKKKTD is encoded by the exons ATGCTCTGGGGATCACCATCCAAGCCAGAGGACTCGTCGGAGAAGCCCATTCCCCGCGAGAAACTGCCTCCGCAACTGCAGCAACTCGTGGATCACGATGACGGGTTCTATGATGATATCTACTCCTCCTA CTCCGTCGATTCCACCGACACTCCCTACCGATATGCCGGATACGCCAATCGACTCCGCACGGTGTTGCTCTCCGCGCATCGTTATGTTGCCTATACCTCCGACATAGGCGAATCCTTCCGTCCCGTCGCTCATCCGTATTTGGTGCGTTCCGCTTACGCCATCTCCTGGTCGTACTTGATCGGCGATGTCGCCCATGAGGGCTACAAGGCGTACCTGCGCAATCGCCGCGTACTCGCCCCGCCTGGCGAGGCCTACAAGGACGCCAAGGAGCTCACTCAGGAGCAAGTCATCAAGGGCATGGCCACCGGCAATGTGGGCGGTTCGTTACGCTCCTCCACGGGGGAATCGGATTCCCTGGAGCCGTGGCCCACGACCCGGATTCCGCTCATCGAGGATTACCGTGTGGTCATGGCTAAGCGGGCCGTGTTCCAGAGTATCGCCAGTATGGGTCTACCCGCGTTGACCATTCATTCCATGGTGAAATACTCGGGACGCGCCTTGAAGAATTCCAAGAGTGTGTGGTTCCGCACCTGGGCGCCTATCGGA CTTGGTCTCTCCGTCGTCCCCTTCCTCCCGTACATCTTTGACGAACCCGTTGACGAGGCCGTTGAATGGTCCTTCCGCACCGCAATCCGCGCCTACGCCGGTGAGGACGCCGTCCGCTCACTGCCTCCAGCCAAGACCGCCGACCCTGATGCCAACGCCAGCACCGCAGCCCTCACCACCCACTCCTGGGAGGAATACAAGGAGGAGCGCCGTCGGGCGAAAGAAgagcggaagaaggagctcgaaGAACGCGGACGGAAAGGACCGTTGGCCTTGCTGGGCTTGGGGGGGAATGAGGacgcaaagaagaagacggacTAA
- a CDS encoding putative mucin family signaling protein Msb2 (predicted protein) encodes MENDCGPCSRIMPVRLRYKRCGRGTPTRPTDGTVESFRVTRDRVLLSTTSSSSFLSTNSPLIAHLQFYVNGPFWGQFIRHPSPCIDREGRRVIQPPSPAFPDLVFVVDQNHHHNHPPTFVFPFLTSSFAPYSNLPRNAAEEPTLKPRFMPKHMKRLINYQTSAAPGASSKAPETVEVPRSNTNVLDSILQPPQEATPAPTETPEVVVITLSIDAAGNTHTLTGTPAGTASTSTVTSSVLTSEPAAASAAATTTGSTASQAASNQEMTPSSSTGAESPKATDASTSEAASESVSPSVSQTSSTLAAEDSTTASTSSVVGSSQEPGTSTTAVTPSATATKTGNVLSDLVSGLFGGSSSSESASSVQPTEVSSGSASSVVPSNSATGASSSESASSVQPTEVSSGSASPVVPSNSAIGASSTEGTSTVVSPSQTGVVSSTEQPSSTPGLVNSLLSGLLSGSSTSSVSESSANQATSSDVIPTASAGSSVTGSSGQPTSTGVIPTQSAVSSVVSPSAATTSGLLDSGLLSGLLPTTTGNSSESTSQLTSIDVIPTPSALLSSILSPSAAISSGLLDTGLPSGALSTPIANGSETSTANGSSTDLLSSSGILPTISISIPPATPTPSAGTSSGAIPEPSGLPTSGVIPGSSGSSGSTTSSPVIPGASTGTQTFTPGPSGSVISPGVPTSTSGVVPSTGSSGSSLPSSVSSTPLIGSSKPTDVPTSQSNPISTNTPTPASSTTVTPTSTEQPSTTEKSTVTTKVTPTPEPTTTSDATDWVPSTILVDPPTPTTQNTATHTTATTTSTQTQLPGSISPGNVPVEPPADSTLIQLGFNGKLRYSFVATTPLSSSQIFLYVPLALEYALEILRKEVSMLAIQPYDNSKSTGYIATVAMGYIPTDQVDALRKMLNNPNSRLYQQADGSANALMSMVDPSIPLVVGESGSSSSSSGSSGSSGSSGNTGGDNGNSESDPNSDAGASSSGSTHASSVGIGVGVVAGAAAYGAGMFWVARRYRKKRQLHQRSSSNVEQMSEGRNGAPLFGAGGRMSRNSNNSRGTGRTQMISAPVMAENSLGWN; translated from the exons ATGGAGAATGACTGTGGTCCATGCTCGAGGATAATGCCTGTCAGACTcagg TACAAGAGATGTGGTCGTGGAACGCCAACCCGACCAACTGATGGCACCGTCGAGTCTTTCAGGGTCACACGGGATAGAGTTCTACTATCGACGACTAGTTCTTCCTCATTTCTGT CCACCAATTCTCCATTGATCGCTCATCTTCAATTCTACGTCAACGGCCCGTTCTGGGGACAATTCATCCGCCATCCGTCTCCTTGCATCGACcgagagggaagaagagtcatacaacctccttctcctgccTTCCCGGATCTtgtcttcgtcgtcgaccagaaccaccaccacaaccacccaCCCACATTCGTTTTCCCGTTTCTGACCTCGTCGTTCGCTCCTTACTCCAACCTAC CTCGGAACGCGGCCGAGGAGCCAACGCTGAAGCCCCGTTTCATGCCGAAACACATGAAAAGATTGATCAACTACCAAACCTCTGCGGCCCCCGGAGCATCGTCCAAGGCGCCTGAGACCGTCGAAGTGCCCAGGTCCAACACCAACGTGCTCGATTCGATTCTGCAGCCGCCCCAAGAAGCCACCCCGGCACCGACGGAAACGCCCGAGGTCGTTGTCATCACCCTGTCTATTGATGCGGCCGGCAACACGCATACGTTGACGGGAACGCCGGCCGGAACCGCCTCGACCTCGACCGTGACGAGCTCCGTGTTGACCTCGGAGCCGGCTGCGGCCAGCGCCGCAGCGACCACCACCGGCTCGACTGCATCCCAGGCGGCCTCGAACCAGGAGATGACCCCGTCATCGTCGACGGGAGCTGAATCGCCAAAGGCTACGGACGCTTCCACGTCGGAGGCGGCGAGCGAGTCGGTCTCCCCATCGGTGTCCCAGACATCATCCACCCTGGCGGCGGAGGACAGCACCACGGCGTCGACTTCGAGCGTGGTGGGATCGTCGCAGGAACCCGGTACGTCGACCACGGCCGTTACTCCTTCCGCGACCGCCACGAAGACTGGGAACGTGCTGAGCGATCTGGTGAGCGGCCTGTTTGGCGGCTCGTCCAGCTCCGAGAGTGCCAGCTCTGTCCAGCCTACTGAGGTCTCGAGCGGATCGGCCAGCTCAGTGGTTCCGTCGAATTCGGCAACAGGTGCCAGCAGCTCCGAGAGTGCCAGCTCTGTCCAGCCTACTGAGGTCTCGAGCGGATCGGCCAGCCCAGTGGTTCCGTCGAATTCGGCAATAGGTGCTAGTAGCACCGAGGGCACCTCGACGGTGGTGTCACCCTCGCAGACCGGTGTGGTGAGTTCGACCGAGCAGCCATCGTCCACCCCCGGATTGGTCAATTCATTACTGTCCGGCCTCCTCTCCGGCTCGAGCACCTCCAGTGTCTCGGAGTCGTCTGCGAATCAGGCGACCTCCAGCGATGTGATCCCAACCGCCTCGGCAGGCTCCTCCGTCACCGGGTCCTCCGGCCAGCCGACGTCCACCGGTGTCATTCCGACTCAATCGGCGGTGTCGTCCGTCGTTTCCCCCTCGGCCGCCACAACCTCGGGACTATTGGACAGTGGACTTTTGTCGGGTCTCCTGCCTACAACCACGGGCAACTCGTCGGAGTCCACCAGTCAGCTCACGTCGATTGACGTGATCCCGACGCCGTCCGCTCTGTTGTCCTCTATTCTGTCACCCTCCGCCGCTATCTCCTCCGGATTGTTGGACACGGGGCTTCCGTCCGGCGCTCTTTCGACTCCCATTGCCAACGGTTCGGAAACATCGACCGCCAATGGAAGCTCCACCGACCTCCTGAGCTCTTCCGGTATTCTGCCGACTATCTCCATCAGTATCCCGCCAGCTACGCCGACCCCCTCCGCCGGCACCTCCTCGGGAGCCATCCCGGAACCCAGTGGCCTGCCCACCAGCGGCGTTATCCCAGGATCGTCCGGATCGAGCGGCTCAACCACATCCAGCCCGGTCATCCCAGGAGCGTCTACGGGAACTCAAACTTTCACCCCGGGACCGTCCGGCTCGGTCATCAGCCCGGGCGTTCCTACATCGACCAGTGGTGTCGTTCCTTCGACCGGCTCCAGTGGTTCGTCTTTGCCGTCGTCGGTCTCGTCGACTCCTCTCATCGGCTCCTCGAAGCCCACCGACGTGCCCACCAGCCAAAGCAACCCGATTTCGACGAACACACCGACTCCCGCTTCTTCCACCACCGTGACCCCGACGAGCACGGAACAGCCCAGCACGACGGAGAAGTCGACGGTAACGACGAAGGTCACCCCAACCCCAGAGCCCACCACGACGAGCGACGCCACTGACTGGGTGCCGTCGACGATTCTGGTTGACCCTCCGACCCCGACGACGCAAAACACGGCCACCCACACCACGGCGACGACGACGTCCACTCAGACCCAACTCCCTGGGTCTATCTCGCCCGGCAACGTTCCCGTCGAGCCGCCAGCAGACTCGACCCTGATTCAGTTGGGATTCAATGGCAAGCTGCGCTACAGCTTCGTGGCCACGACGCCGCTGTCTTCCTCGCAGATCTTCCTTTACGTTCCGCTCGCTTTGGAGTACGCACTGGAGATCCTCCGAAAGGAGGTGTCCATGTTGGCGATCCAGCCCTACGACAACTCGAAGAGCACGGGCTATATCGCTACCGTCGCCATGGGGTACATTCCCACCGATCAGGTGGACGCGTTGCGGAAGATGCTGAACAACCCCAACTCGCGGCTTTACCAGCAGGCCGATGGCTCCGCCAACGCTCTGATGTCGATGGTTGATCCCTCCATTCCTCTGGTGGTTGGCGAGTCTGGCTCCTCCTCGAGCAGCAGTGGATCTTCCGGCTCGAGTGGGTCCAGCGGCAACACCGGCGGCGACAATGGCAACAGCGAGTCGGACCCCAACTCGGACGCGGGTgccagcagcagcggatCGACTCATGCCAGCTCGGTtggcattggtgttggtgtcgtGGCGGGAGCCGCTGCCTACGGTGCGGGCATGTTCTGGGTGGCTCGTCGCTACCGCAAGAAGCGTCAATTGCACCAACGGTCGAGCTCGAATGTCGAGCAGATGAGCGAGGGCCGTAACGGTGCACCTCTGTTCGGAGCGGGTGGCCGTATGTCgcgcaacagcaacaacagccgcGGCACCGGGCGTACGCAGATGATCAGTGCCCCTGTGATGGCCGAAAACTCCCTCGGATGGAACTAA
- a CDS encoding putative L-PSP endoribonuclease family protein Brt1 (putative translation initiation inhibitor UK114/IBM1) produces the protein MWKPNRTPVRTQDAPLPPSFLSQAIVAGEQIYCSGQVGVSPSTGKMVEGPIQERTKQILRNLSAVLVAGGSSLQDVVKVNIFLADMGDFAAVNEVYESFFQDPKPARTCVAVKTLPLGTDVEIECTGLVTKRRTQGNSRL, from the exons ATGTGGAAGCCCAACAGGACACCCGTCCGCACGCAGGACGCACCTTTGCCTCCGTCCTTCCTCTCGCAGGCCATCGTGGCCGGTGAACAGATCTACTGCTCGGGACAAGTGGGTGTGAGTCCCAGCACGGGAAAGATGGTCGAAGGACCCATCCAGGAGCGAACG aaacaaatcctccgCAACCTGAGTGCCGTTCTCGTCGCGGGCGGCTCGAGTCTCCAGGACGTGGTGAAGGTGAATATATTCCTGGCGGACATGGGGGATTTTGCCGCGGTGAACGAGGTCTACGAGAGCTTTTTCCAGGATCCCAAGCCG GCCCGGACGTGTGTGGCTGTCAAGACGTTGCCACTGGGAACggatgttgagattgagTGTACGGGCCTGGTGACGAAGAGACGAACTCAGGGGAACTCTCGTCTGTAA
- a CDS encoding uncharacterized protein (predicted protein), translating to MELDEQDHRGAAASIPGQGSSNAAVLSAKEKVVEIEVHGLKARVFLNCSEEDLIPSRYLKKAERAPVAQRTIWLFRRQQNARQVNLNRWSKVDIRFRGVFKTLKKVPLFRKGLYEDDVGHWGPPAREYDFASAARAQGQVVYALLDEVLDALKITRETESDESYFYLRARLLSCQLEYWTGYREKYKDAPITAGLLAIEHYPEQHSTRAVLPVSTRSTYSSNQPWKESSSCFSRSCS from the exons ATGGAGCTAGACGAACAGGATCACAGAGGAGCCGCTGCGAGCATCCCAGGCCAGGGCTCATCCAACGCAGCAGTCCTGTCcgcaaaagagaaagtcgTCGAGATCGAAGTCCACGGTCTGAAGGCGAGGGTCTTCCTGAACTGTTCCGAAGAAGACCTCATCCCTTCTCGATACCTCAAAAAAGCCGAGCGAGCAc CTGTGGCACAACGCACGATCTGGCTCTTCCGTCGCCAACAGAATGCGCGCCAGGTCAATCTGAACCGGTGGTCGAAGGTCGACATTCGTTTTCGAGGGGTGTTTAAAACGCTGAAGAAGGTACCGCTATTTCGAAAGGGTttatatgaagatgatgtagGTCATTGGGGTCCTCCGGCGCGGGAATACGACTTTGCCAGTGCCGCCAGGGCGCAGGGACAAGTCGTCTATGCTCTCCTTGACGAGGTTCTAGATGCGCTGAAGATCACGCGTGAGACAGAGAGTGACGAGtcttatttttatcttcG TGCGCGACTGTTGAGCTGCCAATTGGAATACTGGACCGGATATCGCGAGAAGTACAAGGATGCCCCGATTACGGCGGGATTGCTAGCTATCGAACATTACCCAGAGCAACATTCTACGCGTGCGGTTCTCCCTGTATCCACG AGGAGCACGTATTCCTCGAATCAGCCCTGGAAGGAAAGTTCAAGCTGCTTCTCTCGCAGTTGCTCCTGA
- a CDS encoding uncharacterized protein (predicted protein) — protein MRQLVVSSTNHRFYGRQNLERFMQKVEWLQLSTSDSEPDPRVFRILGSKEYDLWVESDFHAALRLLVGLVMYLMSGRARCDILQDKFSCSPYDEDDEPDSEDEELRRKVAQEEDDVVLQERKLRALKRQKREEDQERFWRREAMRSSTNDRIGGFKDFRQPWWDWVWEDKHDDGCAKDDADVIFEGP, from the coding sequence ATGCGGCAGCTCGTCGTTAGCAGTACCAACCACAGATTCTACGGCCGGCAGAATCTGGAGCGGTTCATGCAGAAGGTCGAGTGGCTCCAACTGTCAACGTCTGACAGTGAGCCGGATCCGCGTGTCTTCCGTATCTTGGGGAGTAAAGAGTACGATCTGTGGGTCGAATCGGACTTTCACGCCGCGCTGCGACTGCTGGTGGGTTTGGTCATGTATTTGATGAGTGGGCGCGCACGGTGTGACATCCTGCAAGATAAATTTAGTTGCTCGCCGtacgatgaggatgacgagcCCGAttcggaggatgaggaacTGCGAAGGAAGGTCGcgcaggaggaagacgacgtGGTCCTACAGGAACGAAAGCTGAGGGCCCTGAAGAGGCAGAAACGGGAGGAGGATCAGGAGCGGTTCTGGAGACGAGAGGCAATGCGATCGTCGACCAATGACCGCATTGGAGGATTCAAAGATTTTCGCCAACCGTGGTGGGACTGGGTCTGGGAGGAcaagcatgatgatggatgtGCCAAAGATGATGCCGACGTGATTTTCGAAGGCCCTTAA